A window from Drosophila miranda strain MSH22 chromosome Y unlocalized genomic scaffold, D.miranda_PacBio2.1 Contig_Y2_pilon, whole genome shotgun sequence encodes these proteins:
- the LOC108159849 gene encoding electron transfer flavoprotein subunit alpha, mitochondrial has product MFASNTRNLMRSSFLQRCKSTLVVAEHNNEALNPITLNTISAAKKIGGDVTVLVAGTKCGPASEALGKVEGVTKVLVAENAALKGFTPESLTPLVVAAQAQFKFTHILAGASAFGKNVLPRVAAKLDVSPISEVIDIKSEDTFVRTIYAGNAILTLKSKDPIKVLTVRSTNFQPAATSGGSGAVEQAAAGDYASNLSEFVSQELTKSDRPELAGAKVIISGGRGLKSGDNFKLLYDLADKFGAAVGASRAAVDAGFVPNDLQIGQTGKIVAPGLYIAVGISGAIQHLAGMKDSKTIVAINKDPEAPIFQVADIGIVADLFKAVPELTGKL; this is encoded by the exons ATGTTTGCCAGCAACACGCGTAACCTAATGCGCAGCAGCTTT CTGCAGCGCTGCAAGAGCACTTTGGTGGTGGCTGAGCACAACAACGAGGCTCTCAACCCAATCACCCTGAACACCATTTCGGCGGCCAAGAAGATCGGCGGTGACGTGACAGTTCTTGTGGCAGGCACCAAATGCGGACCc GCCTCCGAAGCTCTGGGTAAGGTGGAGGGCGTGACCAAGGTTCTGGTAGCTGAGAATGCCGCCTTAAAGGGATTCACACCCGAGTCCCTGACGCCCCTGGTCGTGGCCGCCCAGGCGCAGTTCAAATTCACCCACATCCTGGCTGGAGCCTCAGCTTTTGGCAAGAACGTGCTGCCCCGCGTGGCCGCCAAGCTGGATGTGTCGCCCATTTCGGAGGTGATCGACATCAAGTCCGAGGACACCTTTGTGCGCACCATCTACGCCGGCAATGCGATCCTCACCCTCAAGTCGAAGGACCCCATCAAGGTGCTTACTGTGCGTAGCACCAACTTCCAGCCTGCGGCTACCAGCGGAGGCAGCGGCGCTGTGGAGCAGGCCGCAGCCGGCGACTACGCCAGCAACTTGTCTGAATTCGTCAGCCAGGAACTGACCAAATCCGACCGCCCCGAGCTGGCAGGCGCCAAGGTTATCATCTCCGGCGGACGCGGCCTCAAGTCCGGCGATAACTTCAAGTTGCTGTACGATTTGGCCGATAAGTTCGGCGCTGCTGTCGGCGCCTCCCGTGCCGCTGTCGACGCTGGATTCGTGCCCAACGATCTGCAGATTGGACAGACGGGCAAAATCGTGGCTCCGGGCCTATACATTGCCGTTGGCATTTCTGGCGCCATCCAGCATTTGGCCGGCATGAAGGACTCGAAGACCATTGTGGCC